Proteins encoded within one genomic window of Desulfovibrio sp. X2:
- a CDS encoding YcaO-like family protein yields the protein MLKLKDCLKTYTTDQDKAAAPAETVSRVKKLLAERCEGVLDGTRRIDTGRLGIPVFISLYGPKARAITPTHKQMGKGASPDQAEASALMELVERYSFFNFFATPENFVELTWSEAEERFGDDLMPVSEILRSVDEELPEDAARRLLDLLPWRFCQALHVQSGRMRWVPVNWFKLLNEFNGSSAGNTLEESLLQGGCELVERHVCAIVDREKPELPTIAPESADPVLARLLACFSGSGVKVTLKDFSLGFPVPTVAAVAHDPATFPALSEIVFTAGTASSPVKAAIRALTEVAQLAGDFETAARYEPSGLSKPASLDEAAWLMAGPACALDSLPDVEDKNIRAEVMALADGLEALGHPLYTIDTSHPDLRVPTNYNFAPGLRFRERSRQACLGLYIGRRLCEERDNETAVRGLKAIGDVYPGAHFLPFFEGLAALGAGDAAVAFVKFEKALPLQIGDEDTAICAFYAGYSLTQLADFAGAIPFLDQAIALEPGAKEFFNLRGICRFKQVEYDAAAKDFGAALDLDASSAVDMANLGLCHKFMNRPGPAREYLAKALEMDPALDFAREHLKQLGQG from the coding sequence ATGCTCAAGCTTAAGGACTGCCTCAAGACCTACACCACGGACCAGGACAAGGCGGCGGCCCCGGCCGAGACCGTGAGCCGCGTGAAGAAGCTGCTGGCCGAACGCTGTGAGGGCGTGCTGGACGGGACCAGGCGCATCGACACCGGACGCCTGGGCATTCCCGTCTTCATCAGCCTCTACGGCCCCAAGGCCCGCGCCATAACGCCCACGCACAAGCAGATGGGCAAGGGCGCCTCGCCCGACCAGGCCGAGGCCTCCGCGCTCATGGAGCTGGTGGAGCGTTACTCCTTCTTCAATTTCTTCGCCACGCCGGAGAACTTCGTGGAGCTCACCTGGAGCGAGGCCGAGGAGCGCTTCGGCGACGACCTCATGCCCGTCTCCGAGATCCTGCGCTCCGTGGACGAGGAGCTTCCCGAGGACGCCGCGCGCCGCCTGCTGGACCTGCTGCCCTGGCGCTTCTGCCAGGCGCTGCACGTGCAGAGCGGCCGCATGCGCTGGGTCCCGGTCAACTGGTTCAAGCTCCTGAACGAGTTCAACGGCTCGAGCGCCGGCAACACCCTGGAGGAATCCCTTCTGCAGGGCGGCTGCGAGCTGGTGGAGCGCCACGTCTGCGCGATCGTCGACCGGGAGAAGCCCGAGCTTCCGACCATCGCTCCCGAGAGCGCCGATCCGGTGCTGGCGCGCCTGCTCGCCTGCTTTTCGGGCAGCGGCGTGAAGGTCACGCTCAAGGACTTCTCCCTGGGCTTCCCCGTGCCCACGGTGGCCGCCGTGGCCCACGACCCGGCCACCTTCCCGGCACTCTCCGAGATCGTCTTCACCGCGGGCACGGCGAGCTCGCCCGTGAAGGCGGCCATCCGCGCCCTGACCGAGGTCGCCCAGCTCGCCGGAGACTTCGAGACCGCGGCCCGCTACGAGCCCTCCGGCCTCTCCAAGCCCGCGAGCCTGGACGAGGCCGCCTGGCTGATGGCAGGTCCCGCTTGCGCGCTCGACTCCCTGCCGGACGTGGAGGACAAAAACATCCGCGCCGAGGTCATGGCCCTGGCCGACGGCCTTGAGGCGCTCGGGCACCCGCTCTACACCATCGACACGAGCCATCCCGACCTGCGGGTGCCGACCAACTACAACTTCGCGCCGGGGCTTCGCTTCCGCGAGCGCAGCCGTCAGGCCTGCCTGGGGCTCTACATCGGCCGCAGGCTCTGCGAGGAGCGCGACAACGAGACCGCGGTGCGCGGACTCAAGGCCATCGGCGACGTCTACCCCGGAGCCCACTTCCTGCCCTTCTTCGAGGGGCTGGCGGCGCTTGGCGCGGGTGACGCGGCCGTGGCCTTCGTCAAGTTCGAGAAGGCATTGCCGCTGCAGATCGGTGACGAGGACACGGCCATCTGCGCCTTCTACGCGGGCTACAGCCTGACCCAGCTGGCCGACTTCGCCGGGGCCATCCCCTTCCTGGACCAGGCCATCGCGCTCGAGCCCGGGGCCAAGGAGTTCTTCAACCTGCGGGGCATCTGCCGCTTCAAGCAGGTGGAGTACGATGCCGCGGCCAAGGACTTCGGCGCGGCCCTGGACCTGGACGCGAGCTCGGCCGTGGACATGGCGAACCTGGGGCTGTGCCACAAGTTCATGAACAGGCCCGGCCCGGCCCGCGAATACCTCGCCAAGGCCCTGGAAATGGACCCTGCGCTGGACTTCGCGCGCGAGCACCTGAAGCAGCTCGGGCAGGGCTAG
- a CDS encoding TusE/DsrC/DsvC family sulfur relay protein — translation MATVEFQGKSFEVDEDGFLQKFEDWSPDWVEYVKEQEGIKELTDEHKKVIEFLQDYYRKNGIAPMVRILSKVTGYKLKHIYELFPSGPGKGACKMAGLPKPTGCV, via the coding sequence ATGGCGACTGTCGAATTCCAGGGCAAAAGCTTCGAGGTCGACGAAGACGGCTTCCTGCAGAAGTTCGAGGACTGGTCCCCTGACTGGGTCGAGTACGTCAAGGAGCAGGAAGGCATCAAGGAGCTGACCGACGAGCACAAGAAGGTCATCGAGTTCCTGCAGGACTACTACCGCAAGAACGGTATCGCTCCGATGGTGCGCATCCTCTCCAAGGTGACCGGCTACAAGCTGAAGCACATCTACGAGCTGTTCCCCTCCGGCCCCGGCAAGGGCGCCTGCAAGATGGCCGGCCTGCCCAAGCCCACCGGCTGCGTCTAG
- a CDS encoding HD family phosphohydrolase, with product MNVIRKHPKKKSASAPARKVVANQPPLRVGLGALILSLIVLGVLGGLNFERKLAVYVAGDIAGIDVAAPRDLLVEDMESTQRKREQVAQAQPPVYDLDPSVAGTIEDQISGIFNVLNAASAQDLEKVRWQISEELNAEISPSNIRMWRMPEFQSLIMGPVMPWLKERLTAGVARERSVMETYRSGIVIRNKASGRERLLTNVTELEELGGLRDDLDTLLKRELQKPLRVRQAVQALVDPLLVPTLTYNAEETQARKRDVMSAVEPVYTQIKKGEIIVRQGERVTREQQIKLQALHSQGPDYFDSAHAGGLFLIGLMLVLGMYLVQLYDRGRVPSDRDSMLLATILLLFGVGAKILSALQGPLAAGIVFMKVPADLFPYLLPVSGATGVLALFFSFGMCFFAVLLLSFICGLLGGGELTLFSYYFATALFAVVFIKRAQTRSELLRSIFPLFGATILTWAGVCLMDFRGLTFGAEGIVAASINVFLSLLTVLSLSAIVEMIFGYTSRFKLLELMNLEQPLLQDLMVNAPGTYHHSLVVSNMVEAAARAIGANAIQAKVGSLYHDIGKIKNPHYFIENQFGQANRHDKLAPSMSALVLTAHVKKGMELAREHKLGQEITDVIQQHHGTSLIAFFYKKAQEQAEARGEDMPREEEYRYPGPKPQTKEAGLIMLADAIEASSRTLVEPTPSRVKNHIDAIVRSIFTEGQLDESELTLKDLHLISEAFQRVLTGIFHQRIEYPDQVKAKAEAKSESKTEGRPEEARPEGHAPGQSGQNGMPGGDGGRRLRPEPGLKVVK from the coding sequence ATGAACGTTATTCGCAAGCATCCAAAGAAGAAAAGCGCTAGCGCCCCGGCCCGCAAGGTCGTGGCGAACCAGCCCCCGCTGCGCGTGGGGCTCGGCGCGCTGATCCTGTCGCTGATCGTGCTCGGGGTCCTGGGCGGTCTCAACTTCGAGCGCAAGCTGGCCGTCTACGTGGCCGGCGACATCGCGGGCATCGACGTGGCCGCGCCGCGCGACCTGCTGGTCGAGGACATGGAGTCCACGCAGCGCAAGCGCGAGCAGGTGGCCCAGGCCCAGCCCCCGGTCTACGATCTCGACCCCTCGGTCGCGGGCACCATCGAGGACCAGATATCCGGCATCTTCAACGTCCTGAACGCCGCGAGCGCCCAGGACCTCGAGAAGGTGCGCTGGCAGATCTCCGAGGAGCTGAACGCCGAGATCTCCCCCTCGAACATCCGCATGTGGCGCATGCCCGAGTTCCAGAGCCTGATCATGGGGCCGGTCATGCCCTGGCTCAAGGAGCGCCTCACCGCGGGCGTGGCCCGCGAGCGCAGCGTCATGGAGACGTACCGCAGCGGCATCGTCATCCGCAACAAGGCCTCCGGCCGCGAGCGGCTGTTGACCAACGTCACCGAGCTCGAGGAGCTGGGCGGCCTGCGCGACGACCTCGACACCCTGCTCAAGCGCGAACTGCAAAAGCCCTTGCGCGTGCGCCAGGCCGTGCAGGCCCTGGTCGACCCGCTGCTCGTGCCGACCCTGACCTACAACGCCGAGGAGACCCAGGCCCGTAAGCGCGACGTCATGTCCGCGGTGGAGCCGGTCTACACCCAGATAAAGAAGGGCGAGATCATCGTCCGCCAGGGCGAGCGCGTGACCCGCGAGCAGCAGATCAAGCTGCAGGCCCTGCACAGCCAGGGGCCGGACTACTTCGACTCGGCCCACGCGGGCGGCCTCTTCCTCATCGGCCTCATGCTCGTGCTCGGCATGTACCTGGTGCAGCTCTATGACCGCGGCCGGGTGCCGTCCGACCGCGACAGCATGCTCCTGGCCACCATCCTGCTGCTCTTCGGCGTGGGCGCCAAGATACTGAGCGCCCTGCAGGGGCCGCTGGCCGCGGGCATCGTCTTCATGAAGGTCCCGGCCGACCTCTTCCCCTACCTGCTGCCGGTCTCCGGAGCCACGGGCGTGCTCGCGCTCTTCTTCTCCTTCGGCATGTGCTTCTTCGCCGTGCTCCTCCTGTCCTTCATCTGCGGCCTTCTCGGCGGCGGCGAGCTGACGCTCTTCTCCTACTACTTCGCCACCGCGCTCTTCGCGGTCGTCTTCATCAAGCGCGCCCAGACCAGGAGCGAGCTCCTGCGCAGCATCTTCCCGCTCTTCGGGGCCACCATCCTGACCTGGGCGGGCGTCTGCCTCATGGACTTCAGGGGGCTGACCTTCGGCGCCGAGGGCATCGTCGCGGCCTCGATCAACGTCTTCCTGTCCCTGCTCACGGTGCTCTCGCTTTCGGCCATCGTGGAGATGATCTTCGGCTACACCTCGCGCTTCAAGCTGCTCGAGCTCATGAACCTGGAGCAGCCGCTCCTGCAGGATCTCATGGTCAACGCGCCGGGCACCTACCACCACTCCCTGGTCGTCTCGAACATGGTCGAGGCAGCGGCCCGCGCCATCGGGGCCAACGCCATCCAGGCCAAGGTGGGCTCGCTCTACCACGACATCGGAAAGATCAAGAATCCTCACTATTTCATCGAGAACCAGTTCGGCCAGGCCAACCGCCACGACAAGCTGGCCCCCTCCATGTCCGCCCTGGTGCTGACGGCCCACGTGAAGAAGGGCATGGAACTCGCGCGCGAGCACAAGCTCGGCCAGGAGATAACGGACGTCATCCAGCAGCACCACGGCACCTCGCTCATCGCCTTCTTCTACAAGAAGGCCCAGGAGCAGGCCGAGGCGCGCGGCGAGGACATGCCCCGCGAGGAGGAGTACCGCTACCCGGGCCCCAAGCCGCAGACCAAGGAGGCGGGGCTGATCATGCTGGCCGACGCCATCGAGGCTTCGAGCCGCACCCTGGTCGAGCCGACGCCCTCGCGGGTCAAGAACCACATCGACGCCATCGTGCGCTCCATCTTCACCGAGGGGCAGCTCGACGAGTCCGAGCTGACGCTCAAAGACCTGCACCTCATCTCCGAGGCCTTCCAGCGCGTGCTGACCGGCATCTTTCACCAGCGCATCGAGTACCCGGATCAGGTCAAGGCCAAGGCCGAGGCCAAGTCCGAAAGCAAGACCGAGGGCAGGCCCGAAGAGGCCAGGCCCGAGGGGCATGCGCCCGGCCAGAGCGGCCAGAATGGAATGCCCGGCGGGGACGGCGGCCGCCGCCTGCGCCCCGAGCCGGGCCTCAAGGTCGTGAAGTGA
- the dksA gene encoding RNA polymerase-binding protein DksA: MRQEDIDYFRDLLKNMLDDILKAGEETLEDMTDSPENYADPADRATAESDRSFTLRLRDRERKLIRKVQEALQRIDDGTYGLCEDCGEEIGVPRLKARPVTTLCIKCKSKREEEEGQRGE; encoded by the coding sequence ATGCGGCAAGAAGATATCGATTACTTCCGGGACTTGCTGAAGAACATGCTCGACGACATCCTCAAGGCGGGCGAAGAGACGCTTGAGGACATGACGGACAGCCCCGAGAACTACGCCGATCCCGCGGACAGGGCCACGGCCGAGTCCGACCGCTCCTTCACGCTGCGCCTGCGCGACCGTGAGCGCAAGCTCATCCGCAAGGTGCAGGAGGCGCTGCAGCGCATCGACGACGGCACCTACGGCCTGTGCGAGGACTGCGGCGAGGAGATCGGCGTGCCCCGTCTCAAGGCGCGGCCCGTGACCACGTTGTGCATCAAGTGCAAGAGCAAGCGCGAAGAGGAAGAGGGCCAGCGGGGCGAATAG
- a CDS encoding methyltransferase, giving the protein MTTTPPSDASLDDLLALARSRYSVRFEPVTVGGTTLEFLQIDDMDAYIEQLARDLPEGMPLELPFWAKIWRTAFLVSYFVQRLEPAGKSMLEIGAGVGVAGLFAAARGFSVTITDIHPDALLFTRIAALRNGLAERVTVRRADFSADRLDERYDYILGSEVLYLEDHYRALVKFLAAHLKDDPAAEIILAKEYSRKAKKFFKLIEGDYAFKSLDMGFKGGDEGNAEKHLATIYRIKPRRHAQA; this is encoded by the coding sequence GTGACAACCACTCCCCCTTCGGACGCAAGCCTGGACGATCTGCTGGCCCTCGCGCGCTCGCGCTATTCGGTGCGCTTCGAGCCCGTGACCGTCGGCGGCACCACGCTCGAGTTCCTTCAGATCGACGACATGGACGCCTACATCGAGCAGCTGGCCCGCGACCTGCCGGAAGGCATGCCGCTCGAGCTGCCGTTCTGGGCCAAGATCTGGCGCACGGCCTTTCTCGTGAGCTATTTCGTGCAGCGCCTCGAGCCCGCGGGCAAGAGCATGCTCGAGATCGGCGCGGGCGTGGGCGTGGCCGGGCTCTTCGCCGCGGCGCGCGGCTTTTCCGTGACCATCACCGACATCCACCCGGACGCCCTGCTCTTCACGCGCATCGCGGCGCTCAGGAACGGGCTGGCTGAGCGCGTCACCGTGCGCCGGGCGGATTTCAGCGCCGACCGGCTGGACGAGCGCTACGACTACATCCTGGGCTCGGAGGTCCTCTACCTCGAGGATCACTACCGCGCCCTGGTGAAGTTCCTGGCCGCGCATCTGAAGGATGATCCCGCGGCCGAGATCATCCTGGCCAAGGAATACTCCCGCAAGGCCAAGAAGTTCTTCAAGCTCATCGAGGGCGACTACGCCTTCAAGAGCCTGGACATGGGCTTCAAGGGCGGGGACGAGGGGAACGCGGAAAAGCATCTGGCCACCATCTACAGGATCAAACCGAGACGCCATGCTCAAGCTTAA
- a CDS encoding NFACT RNA binding domain-containing protein, with protein sequence MDAPFFRALAAALCPRLTGGRLGKIFEPAPGCLVFACKSGRDAAFLLFRPARSDNLLCLSPAKPPMPHDPGSRAMWLRKRVSDSRVLRCIADWPNLRLGLDLGTRGFLVLDLRQGPRLLDAAPSDFGREPPWPPLERVLEDDEVWRDFPHLSPAIRRRLRGLPRERAALLLERLAGGEAEGFWLERGRDGVAEPVLWPPSRGKGTEEGGDGRTAPDFDDPLQAAREAYEPRFYALLTTDTAEVARALKSARKRHSRLRGLLERDEERLAGLVARRREAEALQANIHLFQGRELPASAELDHPDGGRVRVALDPRLSASANMERLFAQAAKGRRGLEHVARRRAALEEELAAELAAAVAPEPAGAEAPGAPDAADASDAPDATGRGQARPPSRTLPKRWARLAVKVFCTSDGFLAARGKSAKANHALLTEAASPHDLWLHAKDVPGAHVVLRRDHPGQEVPEQSLEEAAALAALSSGLKDAAWADVLCAEARHVRTIKGAAHGLVRLEKPLRVLRVRPDPALEERLLLG encoded by the coding sequence ATGGACGCCCCTTTCTTCAGGGCCCTGGCTGCCGCGCTCTGCCCGCGACTGACCGGGGGACGGCTCGGCAAGATCTTCGAGCCCGCTCCCGGTTGTCTCGTCTTCGCCTGCAAATCGGGACGCGACGCCGCCTTCCTGCTCTTTCGGCCCGCCAGATCCGACAACCTCCTTTGCCTCTCCCCGGCCAAGCCGCCCATGCCGCACGATCCGGGCAGCCGCGCCATGTGGCTGCGCAAGCGCGTCTCGGACTCCCGCGTTCTCCGCTGCATCGCCGACTGGCCGAACCTTCGCCTGGGGCTCGATCTCGGCACCCGGGGCTTTCTCGTCCTCGACCTGCGCCAGGGGCCGCGCCTCCTCGACGCCGCTCCGTCCGACTTCGGCCGCGAGCCGCCCTGGCCGCCGCTCGAGCGCGTCCTCGAGGACGACGAGGTCTGGCGCGACTTCCCGCATCTCTCCCCGGCCATCCGCCGCCGCCTGCGCGGCCTGCCGCGCGAGCGCGCGGCGCTGCTCCTGGAGCGCCTGGCAGGCGGGGAGGCCGAGGGCTTCTGGCTCGAGCGCGGGCGGGACGGGGTCGCGGAGCCCGTGCTCTGGCCGCCTTCGAGGGGAAAGGGCACGGAGGAGGGGGGAGACGGCCGGACAGCGCCGGATTTCGACGACCCGCTCCAGGCCGCGCGCGAGGCCTACGAGCCCCGCTTCTATGCCCTGCTGACCACGGACACGGCCGAGGTGGCCCGGGCGCTCAAGAGCGCGCGCAAGCGCCACTCCCGCCTGCGCGGGCTGCTCGAGCGCGACGAGGAGCGCCTGGCCGGGCTCGTGGCGCGGCGCCGCGAGGCCGAAGCCCTGCAGGCCAACATCCATCTTTTCCAGGGCAGGGAGCTGCCCGCGTCCGCGGAGCTGGACCATCCGGACGGCGGCCGCGTGCGCGTGGCCCTGGACCCGCGGCTTTCCGCCAGCGCCAACATGGAGCGCCTCTTCGCCCAGGCGGCCAAGGGACGGCGCGGCCTTGAGCACGTCGCGCGGCGTCGCGCGGCCCTGGAGGAGGAGCTTGCCGCCGAGCTCGCCGCGGCCGTTGCTCCCGAGCCTGCCGGAGCGGAGGCGCCGGGTGCCCCCGATGCCGCCGATGCCTCCGATGCGCCCGATGCGACGGGCCGGGGGCAGGCCCGTCCCCCGAGCCGAACCCTGCCCAAGCGCTGGGCGCGTCTGGCGGTGAAGGTCTTTTGCACGAGCGACGGCTTTCTGGCCGCGCGCGGCAAGAGCGCCAAGGCCAACCATGCCCTGCTGACCGAGGCTGCCTCGCCGCACGACCTCTGGCTGCACGCCAAGGACGTGCCCGGCGCGCACGTGGTGCTGCGCCGCGACCACCCAGGCCAGGAGGTGCCCGAGCAAAGCCTCGAGGAGGCCGCGGCGCTCGCTGCCCTGTCGAGCGGCTTGAAGGACGCGGCCTGGGCCGACGTGCTCTGCGCCGAGGCGCGCCACGTGCGCACCATCAAGGGCGCGGCCCACGGCCTGGTGCGCCTGGAAAAGCCCCTGCGCGTGCTGCGCGTGCGGCCGGACCCGGCGCTCGAGGAGCGGCTGCTCCTGGGCTGA
- a CDS encoding lipopolysaccharide assembly protein LapB, translated as MYSFSDLIENLPSVRQSRMVASGFGLWMAWSGQLTRALGQTLEDHGGMQMAATSTQALWFFSTREVFKALARLQSWARLNPLPVSFQVLPASLLVGWSNERSMSVSAELSKQEALAPTSFSILVHPRCKDAAMAVAGLELKPVTILPGMAAAEWRGLESDPSYSYESSLAWYFVAKPLGNPGDRDYTQGWRQFFGRAEVVLRRMGLKFIFNESSLILPLENLRLLRGWTREMLNQVRAVKGQPDGHYWPCVMLAAPKEGLNFNEELPKKLSIEWNRLTPDYPHMSYRTAFLLGDEFTVNAVSYFDERQGLENWCYVSLSQAGEGEGGGGSLQVDLPRRILAGAEKECFYCGLKSHQPAQCPSRNIPMGRPDIWEKLAMLNLEDFTELSREVDEVLQKNPAGGVAELLEAKNRSGLLVQAIYENTLPFQLRMLRMVWRSRSKDWAGAFEGLGPEEGEYIWAALDALRSGNQANTESLLGNAILRYPRSYQPRSLQALLNLENEDYQQAAFFFQEAERLSYTPVQRAAFCMMQGRLWEYLFNFDKAIALYKQAEQHAKGWSDTLYRQCVCFVKMGFTEHAIGQLQGLIENDPHMFNRILVDPELERGRFSILASLWDLWREAQAEAQVAAKTAEELSARLDQWFAPDHPYMEAARTRVDRLLGLTRVTNYVAFQRLISGTRSFAKDLQETLDSEVRVVVKRVDVLLERLVEVQREASWFPFPKLLRDFNRDFNYCAEKLNWMKLQHLQVADNFRKAQGYLTEVEDRLHVLQGRLVTLRVIRDATFFVLLLGRNFIWMELVGLGLALILMPVIVYGTEHFMSGWVVDMLLRQKWQLQKGLIVILSIAAMAFAALKTAVVFERKKEQLFSEEYAKEVKFQRSKPGRLSRGAASRRGKGRSAGGKAGKTGKSRAK; from the coding sequence ATGTATAGCTTTTCAGACCTGATTGAAAACCTGCCGAGCGTGCGGCAGTCCCGCATGGTGGCCAGCGGGTTCGGGCTGTGGATGGCCTGGAGCGGGCAGTTGACCCGCGCGCTCGGGCAGACGCTCGAGGACCACGGCGGCATGCAGATGGCCGCGACCTCCACGCAGGCGCTGTGGTTCTTCTCCACGCGCGAGGTCTTCAAGGCCCTGGCGCGGCTGCAGAGCTGGGCCCGCCTCAATCCGCTGCCCGTCTCGTTCCAGGTGCTCCCGGCCTCGCTCCTGGTGGGCTGGAGCAACGAACGCTCCATGTCCGTCTCCGCCGAACTCAGCAAGCAGGAGGCCCTGGCGCCGACCTCCTTCTCGATACTCGTCCACCCGCGTTGCAAGGACGCCGCCATGGCCGTCGCGGGGCTCGAGCTCAAGCCCGTGACCATCCTGCCCGGCATGGCCGCCGCGGAGTGGAGGGGGCTCGAATCCGATCCGAGCTACTCCTACGAGTCGTCGCTGGCCTGGTATTTCGTGGCCAAGCCGCTCGGCAACCCCGGAGACCGCGACTACACGCAGGGCTGGCGCCAGTTCTTCGGCCGCGCCGAGGTGGTGCTGCGGCGCATGGGGCTCAAGTTCATCTTCAACGAGTCGAGCCTCATCCTGCCGCTCGAGAACCTGCGCCTGCTCAGGGGCTGGACCCGGGAGATGCTGAACCAGGTGCGCGCGGTCAAGGGGCAGCCGGACGGCCACTACTGGCCTTGCGTCATGCTCGCCGCGCCCAAGGAGGGGCTCAACTTCAACGAGGAGTTGCCCAAGAAGCTCTCCATCGAGTGGAACCGCCTGACTCCCGACTACCCGCACATGAGCTACCGCACGGCCTTCCTGCTGGGCGACGAGTTCACGGTCAACGCCGTGAGCTACTTCGACGAGCGGCAGGGCCTCGAGAACTGGTGCTACGTCAGCCTGTCGCAGGCGGGCGAGGGCGAGGGAGGCGGCGGCAGCCTGCAGGTGGACCTGCCGCGCCGCATCCTGGCGGGAGCGGAAAAGGAGTGCTTCTACTGCGGGCTCAAGAGCCACCAGCCCGCGCAGTGCCCCTCGCGCAACATTCCCATGGGCCGCCCAGACATCTGGGAGAAGCTGGCCATGCTCAACCTCGAGGACTTCACGGAACTCTCGCGCGAGGTCGACGAGGTCCTGCAGAAGAATCCCGCAGGAGGCGTGGCCGAGCTTCTCGAGGCCAAGAACCGCTCGGGCCTCCTGGTGCAGGCCATCTACGAAAACACCCTTCCGTTCCAGCTGCGCATGCTGCGCATGGTCTGGCGCAGCCGCTCCAAGGACTGGGCCGGGGCCTTCGAGGGGCTCGGGCCCGAGGAGGGCGAGTACATCTGGGCGGCCCTGGACGCCCTGCGTTCCGGCAACCAGGCCAATACCGAAAGCCTGCTCGGCAACGCAATCCTGCGCTACCCCAGGAGCTACCAGCCGCGCTCGCTGCAGGCCCTGCTGAACCTCGAGAACGAGGACTACCAGCAGGCCGCGTTCTTCTTCCAGGAGGCCGAGCGCCTCTCCTACACCCCGGTGCAGCGCGCCGCCTTCTGCATGATGCAGGGCAGGCTCTGGGAATATCTCTTCAACTTCGACAAAGCCATCGCCCTGTACAAGCAGGCGGAGCAGCACGCCAAGGGCTGGAGCGACACGCTCTACCGGCAGTGCGTCTGCTTCGTGAAGATGGGCTTCACCGAGCACGCCATCGGACAGCTGCAGGGACTCATCGAGAACGACCCGCACATGTTCAACCGCATTCTCGTGGATCCCGAGCTCGAGCGCGGCCGCTTCAGCATCCTGGCGTCGCTGTGGGACCTGTGGCGCGAGGCCCAGGCCGAGGCCCAGGTGGCCGCGAAGACGGCGGAGGAGCTCTCCGCCCGGCTGGACCAGTGGTTCGCCCCGGACCATCCCTACATGGAGGCCGCCAGGACGCGCGTGGACAGGCTGCTCGGCCTGACCAGAGTGACCAACTACGTGGCCTTCCAGCGGCTCATCAGCGGCACCCGCTCCTTTGCCAAGGACCTGCAGGAGACGCTGGACAGCGAGGTCCGCGTTGTCGTGAAGCGCGTGGACGTCCTGCTCGAGCGCCTGGTCGAGGTGCAGCGCGAGGCGTCCTGGTTCCCGTTCCCCAAGCTGCTGCGCGACTTCAACCGCGACTTCAACTACTGCGCGGAAAAGCTCAACTGGATGAAGCTGCAGCACCTGCAGGTGGCCGACAACTTCCGCAAGGCCCAGGGCTACCTCACCGAGGTGGAGGACCGCCTGCACGTCCTGCAGGGGCGCCTGGTCACCCTGCGCGTCATCCGCGACGCCACATTCTTCGTGCTCCTGCTCGGCCGCAACTTCATCTGGATGGAGCTCGTCGGCCTCGGCCTGGCCCTCATTCTCATGCCGGTCATCGTCTACGGCACGGAGCACTTCATGAGCGGCTGGGTGGTGGACATGCTGCTGCGCCAGAAGTGGCAGCTGCAGAAGGGCCTCATCGTCATCCTCTCCATCGCCGCCATGGCCTTCGCGGCCCTCAAGACGGCCGTGGTCTTCGAGCGCAAGAAGGAGCAGCTCTTCTCCGAGGAGTACGCCAAGGAGGTCAAGTTCCAGCGCTCGAAGCCGGGGCGGCTGTCGCGCGGCGCGGCCTCGCGCCGGGGAAAGGGACGGTCCGCGGGCGGCAAGGCGGGCAAGACCGGCAAGAGCAGGGCGAAATAG
- a CDS encoding PhoH family protein, translating into MALLTKRRLEFGDAALAGELFGPHNRNLGRIRDVSGVTIHSRGSVLTLEAQDKDSVELAARLLVQLYEGLKSGRGVGDESIARGWRRLRGEEPAAPEGSGSVVRIGTGKSLAAKSQGQLEYLQAIAEADMVFGIGPAGTGKTYLAVAMAVAALSERKVKRLVLTRPAVEAGERLGFLPGDMVEKVNPYLRPLYDALNDMLDFERVQEMLARGSIEVAPLAFMRGRTLNDAFIILDEAQNTTPEQMKMFLTRLGFNSKAVITGDVTQIDLPGSAPSGLIHARRILDGVEGIRFVHFQEQDVIRHPLVGRIVNAYERYSQASKEEKR; encoded by the coding sequence ATGGCCCTCTTGACCAAGCGCCGCCTGGAGTTCGGAGACGCCGCGCTCGCGGGCGAGCTCTTCGGCCCGCACAACAGGAACCTCGGCCGCATCCGGGACGTCTCCGGCGTGACCATCCACAGCCGGGGCTCGGTCCTGACCCTCGAGGCCCAGGACAAGGACTCGGTCGAGCTGGCCGCGCGCCTTCTGGTGCAGCTCTATGAGGGGCTGAAGTCCGGCCGCGGCGTGGGCGACGAGTCCATCGCGCGGGGCTGGCGGCGGCTGCGCGGCGAGGAGCCCGCTGCCCCCGAGGGCTCCGGGAGCGTGGTGCGCATCGGCACCGGCAAGAGCCTGGCCGCCAAGTCGCAGGGCCAGCTCGAATACCTGCAGGCCATAGCCGAGGCGGACATGGTCTTCGGCATCGGCCCGGCCGGGACCGGCAAGACCTATCTGGCCGTGGCCATGGCCGTGGCCGCACTCTCAGAGCGCAAGGTCAAGCGCCTGGTCCTGACCAGACCCGCGGTGGAGGCGGGCGAGCGGCTGGGCTTCCTGCCCGGCGACATGGTGGAGAAGGTCAATCCCTACCTGCGCCCGCTCTACGACGCCTTAAACGACATGCTCGACTTCGAGCGCGTGCAGGAGATGCTGGCCCGGGGCAGCATCGAGGTCGCGCCCCTGGCCTTCATGCGCGGCCGCACGCTCAACGACGCCTTCATCATTCTCGACGAAGCCCAGAACACCACCCCGGAACAGATGAAGATGTTTCTCACGCGCCTCGGATTCAACTCCAAGGCCGTGATCACCGGCGACGTGACGCAGATCGACCTCCCGGGCAGCGCGCCCTCGGGGCTGATCCACGCCCGCCGCATACTGGACGGGGTGGAAGGCATCCGCTTCGTCCATTTCCAGGAGCAGGACGTGATCCGCCACCCGCTGGTGGGGCGGATCGTGAACGCCTATGAACGTTATTCGCAAGCATCCAAAGAAGAAAAGCGCTAG